In one Oryzias latipes chromosome 13, ASM223467v1 genomic region, the following are encoded:
- the gemin7 gene encoding gem-associated protein 7 isoform X2, translating into MCCIFPFAHQAATTRLSWTQIHQRRRQTGLLLKKQHMATPVPVLRLPKGPDPNSRGFDPNSPRYIALCRTTVATTEAAGGDEEELQQEQHARSVLRERFLRCLLAMNNKKVRFNMHENVTVEATFGSSDIDVLNFQVSDLHTPIGVQKEALIRSQDVISFTFDA; encoded by the exons ATGTGCTGCATTTTCCCGTTTGCCCATCAGGCGGCGACAACGCGTCTTTCCTGGACACAAATCcaccaaagaagaagacaaaCCGGACTTTTGCT GAAAAAGCAACACATGGCGACGCCGGTGCCTGTTCTCCGCCTTCCTAAAGGCCCTGACCCAAACAGCCGGGGATTTGACCCTAATTCGCCTCGCTACATTGCTCTCTGCCGCACCACTGTTGCCACCACAGAAGCGGCGGGTGGAGACgaagaggagctgcagcaggagcagcacgCCCGCTCGGTGCTGAGGGAGCGTTTCCTGCGGTGTCTGCTTGCTATGAACAACAAGAAGGTTCGCTTCAACATGCACGAAAATGTGACTGTCGAGGCCACGTTTGGTTCATCGGACATTGATGTACTGAACTTCCAGGTGTCTGATCTGCACACGCCGATTGGAGTTCAAAAGGAGGCGTTGATCAGGTCTCAGGATGTGATTTCATTCACCTTTGATGCATAA
- the LOC110016218 gene encoding uncharacterized protein LOC110016218 isoform X2: MVVENYAIRQREIKSAIIEDNNIFANIQTFSISANDRVLKGHQIKMKQLYTVPFERNRERVKELRYQYVQRMMELEASEQPHSFIYMDEAGFNLTKCRRRGRNIIGHRATADVPGQRAICDNEISSLKKRGVRVEITCQRM, from the exons ATGGTTGTAGAAAACTATGCGATAAGACAAAGAGAGATAAAGAGTGCCATTATAGAGGACAACAACATATTTGCAAATATCCAAACATTCAGCATCTCAGCCAATGACAGAGTGCTGAAAGGACATCAGATAAAAATGAAGCAGCTTTACACTGTTCCATTTGAAAGAAATCGTGAAAGAGTGAAGGAACTACGCTACCAGTATGTACag CGTATGATGGAACTGGAAGCAAGTGAACAGCCGCACAGCTTCATCTACATGGATGAGGCTGGCTTCAACCTGACAAAATGTAGAAGGCGTGGCCGAAATATTATCGGCCACAGGGCTACAGCTGATGTGCCAGGCCAACGGGCCATCTGTGACAATG AGATCTCATCCCTGAAGAAGAGAGGGGTCAGAGTGGAGATCACCTGCCAACGTATGTGA
- the gemin7 gene encoding gem-associated protein 7 isoform X1: MATPVPVLRLPKGPDPNSRGFDPNSPRYIALCRTTVATTEAAGGDEEELQQEQHARSVLRERFLRCLLAMNNKKVRFNMHENVTVEATFGSSDIDVLNFQVSDLHTPIGVQKEALIRSQDVISFTFDA, encoded by the coding sequence ATGGCGACGCCGGTGCCTGTTCTCCGCCTTCCTAAAGGCCCTGACCCAAACAGCCGGGGATTTGACCCTAATTCGCCTCGCTACATTGCTCTCTGCCGCACCACTGTTGCCACCACAGAAGCGGCGGGTGGAGACgaagaggagctgcagcaggagcagcacgCCCGCTCGGTGCTGAGGGAGCGTTTCCTGCGGTGTCTGCTTGCTATGAACAACAAGAAGGTTCGCTTCAACATGCACGAAAATGTGACTGTCGAGGCCACGTTTGGTTCATCGGACATTGATGTACTGAACTTCCAGGTGTCTGATCTGCACACGCCGATTGGAGTTCAAAAGGAGGCGTTGATCAGGTCTCAGGATGTGATTTCATTCACCTTTGATGCATAA
- the LOC110016218 gene encoding uncharacterized protein LOC110016218 isoform X1, producing MVVENYAIRQREIKSAIIEDNNIFANIQTFSISANDRVLKGHQIKMKQLYTVPFERNRERVKELRYQYVQRMMELEASEQPHSFIYMDEAGFNLTKCRRRGRNIIGHRATADVPGQRAICDNGVLTHIPIIGLYNTEHLITFLETLYRDLIPEEERGQSGDHLPTYVTVWDNVSFHHSNIIRQWFTAHNRMRMEFISPYSPFLNPIEEFFSAWRWKVYDRQPHTQMTLLAAMDAACDDITADA from the exons ATGGTTGTAGAAAACTATGCGATAAGACAAAGAGAGATAAAGAGTGCCATTATAGAGGACAACAACATATTTGCAAATATCCAAACATTCAGCATCTCAGCCAATGACAGAGTGCTGAAAGGACATCAGATAAAAATGAAGCAGCTTTACACTGTTCCATTTGAAAGAAATCGTGAAAGAGTGAAGGAACTACGCTACCAGTATGTACag CGTATGATGGAACTGGAAGCAAGTGAACAGCCGCACAGCTTCATCTACATGGATGAGGCTGGCTTCAACCTGACAAAATGTAGAAGGCGTGGCCGAAATATTATCGGCCACAGGGCTACAGCTGATGTGCCAGGCCAACGGGCCATCTGTGACAATGGTGTGCTTACTCATATTCCCATAATAGGTCTATACAACACAGAACATCTTATAACCTTTCTAGAAACTCTCTACAGAGATCTCATCCCTGAAGAAGAGAGGGGTCAGAGTGGAGATCACCTGCCAACGTATGTGACAGTTTGGGACAATGTGAGTTTTCATCACTCCAACATCATCAGGCAATGGTTTACAGCCCACAACAGGATGCGGATGGAGTTCATTTCACCCTACTCTCCATTCCTTAACCCTATTGAGGAATTTTTCTCAGCATGGAGATGGAAAGTTTATGATCGCCAGCCACATACACAAATGACCCTCCTGGCTGCCATGGATGCAGcgtgtgatgacatcacagcagacgCCTGA